AATAGGCGCGGGATTATAGCACGCGCCAGCCAACATACTACCCCACCCGCTCGGATGCAAATCTCGTATTGCTGCGTCGCCTGAATCACTCCTCACAACCATGCCGCATCGACTCTCGGACTCTCGCCACCAAAAGCATAGGCCCGCCGGAACGGGCCATCTAACATGATTCTGCAAACTCGAGTTTCAGCGATGGCCTTCAGGCTCGCCGTAAGCCGCGGGGAGTGAACTTCGATTTTGGCTTCTATTTCCGGTTGATCACAAGCACATCGCCGGCACGGAGATTCGTGGCGACTTTCTTGTTGTCGCGCTTCAGGCTCGCGATGCTCACGTTGTATTCATTCGCGATGCTCGTAAGCGTCTCTCCCGCCTTAACCTTGTGCTGCACCTTGCGTGCCTGGGCTTTGGAAGTCTTGGCCGAGGTCACAGAGGCCTTTACTTTCTTAGACTTAGCAGGCAACGGGTCATTCTCCCCGTCATCGAGATCCACTACGGGCTTACTCTTCTTCGAAACAAGCGCCTTGCTCCCCTGCTTCGTCTTGGAACGACTTGCGACCTGTGTCCCGGCTCCTTCTGGCGCGGCGACTGGCTTATAGATCGACAGTGTCCGTCCTGCACGCAGTTGATTCCCCTTGAGGCGGTTCCACTTCCGCAAACGCTCCACTGGCACGCCAAAGTCGTCGGCCACAGACATCACCGTATCGCCCTTGCGCACTTTGTAACGGGTCGCCTTGCGTGAGAAAGCCTGGCTCTCCGTCTCTTCGCCGCTCGCCGCCCGCCGCCCTGGCGCAACCGGAATAATTAGCTTGGCGTCTCTCTTCAGCTCGTCATCTTCTTCGAGGCTGTTGACCTCGGCGATTGCCTTACTGGTGGTTTTATACTTTTGCGCGATTTGGCTCAGCGTCTCACTCGGACGAACCTTGTGGTAGCGCCACCACACCCGCATCTCCGCCGGAATGGCGCCAATCGCCCCCTGGAACTTATCCACCGTGCCGGCTGGTAATCGCAGGTCGAAGCTCTGGTCCTTGGGAGTGGTCAACCGCAGCAGGCTCGGATTTAATTCCTGCAACAAACTTACCGAGGTATCCACGCACTCGGCGACCAGGCGCAGGTCGACCGGGTAACTGATGGTGACCTTGTCAAACGTCGGCGCAGAATCGGGCGTGATGTGGTCAAGCCCGTACTGCTCGGGGTTTTTCGCCATAATGGTTACGGCGACAATGATCGGCACGTAGTTCCTGGTTTCACCCGGCAACACATCGCGCCGGTACAGTTCCCAGAAATCGGCATAGCCAGTGCGTTGTACCGCACGCTGCACCGTACCCGGACCGGAGTTATACGCCGCCATCGCCAGGTACCAATCGCCGAACTGGTTGTAGAGATCCCTCAGGTGACGCGCAGCCGCCCGTGTCGCTTTCTCGGGGTCCTGGCGTTCATCCACCCACCAGTTGCGCGCCAGTCCGTAGCCGGTAGCGCGGCTCGCCATGAACTGCCACATTCCGCGAGCGCCAGCGTGCGAAAGCGCCAACGGATGGAAGCCGGATTCCGCCTGCGCCAGGTAAATCAAGTCCTGCGGAACGCCCTCTTCGCTCAGCACCCGCGAAATCATCTCCCGGTATCGGCCCGAGCGTGCCAATGCGCGTTCCAGGGTTCCGCGGCCTCGATTGGAGAAGTAGCTGATGAAGCTGGCAACATGATCGTTCATCACCAGCGGAAGGTCAGACTTCGTCGTGCGCACTTCTTCTTCAGCTTTTGCACGGATATTCGGATCGACCGGAAACGTGGCTTCGTTCGCTTCGTCGATCGGAGCGGGTTCCGGCTTCTGTTCCGTGAAGCCGTCACCTTCTTTCAGCGCCAGCATTTCCAGACTGTTCACGGCCTCAACGATTTTGTCGAACTCGCGCTCAAGGCGTTCGTCCGAATGAACGTCCACGGGACCTTGCAGCAGCATGTCGAAAGCGCGGTCGAAGTCATCTTTCGCGGTCTCGAGGTGCCCGGCCCGATAGTTCGCCTGCCCCTTCAGGTACTCCTTCTCAACGCGGGCGATCAGCGCATCGACCGGGTCCTGGCGGACACTGAGGTTTTCCTGAATTCTCGGTGGTTGCGCGGCGGCGGGTACTGTGATGGTCGGCGCGTTGGCAGCCTTAGGAGGTGCCGCCGCAGAACGCTTCGGTTGGCTCGTTTCGCAACCGCTGGTAACAATCACAGCGCCCAACAAGGGTAGCGAAAGGTAAAAGCTTGAAATCTTCATGTCCCTCGTTAGCCAACAGCATGTTTCGCGCTCGCAAAGCTTGCGCGACGCAAACCCGGATCGTGCCCACCACGCTTGTGCGTGCCGGAACCCAGATAGATAGCGGGAGCGGTCCACCTACTCCCGGCTCCGAAAATCGTACTACGCTGTTGCAAAAAGGGTCAATCGAGCAAAGGACTGATAACTAACTAATTACCACACGCGGCTTGCGGTGTTAGAGATCTCCTAATGACGATCCTGAGCCTCTTATCCCAAAGCCCGCGCGAGGTCGGCAATCAAGTCCGCCACATCCTCAATTCCCACCGACAAGCGCACCGTCGCTGCCGACACGTCCAACAGCTCAAGCTGTCGCTTGTCCAGCCCGCTGTGCGATGACAGCACCGGATACGAGACGGTGGATTCGACACCTCCGAGGCTCGTTGCCAAGTACCAGAGTTCGAGAGAATCGATGAACTTTTCGGCCGCTCGTCCGCCACCTCGTATATCAAACGACAGCATCATCCCGTAGTCGCGCATCTGCCGCGAAGCGATCTCGTGTCCTTCGCATCCTGGCAATCCCGGATACATCACGCGCTCCACCTTACGATGCTTCTGTAGATACTCGGCAATCCGCGCAGCGTTCCGGCAGGCCCGCTCTACCCGAATCTCCAATGTCTTCAGCCCTCGTATGAGCAGGTATCCCGCACCGGGATCGAGACAACCGCCGGACTGGATCATCATGGTGCGGATCGGGTCGATCCACTTACGCGCCCCAACCACGGCACCGGCAGTCAAATCGCTGTGGCCGCCCAAGTACTTGGTCGCCGAATGCACGACGAGATCGGCGCCTAGATCGAGCGGCTTCTGCAAAATCGGTGTCGCGAACGTGTTGTCCACGGCGACGCAGATATTGTGCTGGTGCGCCATTTTGGCCAGCGCAGCGATATCTACGCAGCGCAAAGTTGGGTTCGTAGGCGCTTCCAGAAACAACATCCGGGTGCGCTTGGTGACGAATCGGTCGAGGTGCTTCAATTCCTGGTAAGGCACAAACACGGTTTTCATGCCGCAGCGTGTCAACACATTGTCAAACAGCTTGATCGTGCCGCCGTAGATGTCGAGCATACTGACGATCTCGTCACCAGCCTGGCACACGCCGAGCGCCATCACCATCTCCGCCGCCATGCCGCTCGCGGTCACGACGCAGGCTTCGCCACCCTCCAGGGCCGCGATCTTCTCCTCAGCCGCCGTGATGGTCGGATTGCCATAGCGCGAGTAAAGATATGCGTCGGACTTTCCTTCCGCGTAACGACGCAGTTCGGCGACGTTCGGCAGGGTGAACACCGACGTCTGCACGATCTCCGTGGTCAACGGCGCCTTGCGCCCATGGCGCTCTTCGCCGGCATGGATGCAGGCAGTGGAATCAGCGTGGCGGGTCGTTTTGTTTTTCATAGACTTGTCCGGACTAAGGCTTTGTGCAGCCAACGATTGAAAATGAAAACCGCTCGGGAAGCAAGCGACGAACTCCGGCGTGAATGAGTTCCGTGCTCTTCGAGATGGACCGTGCGCCGCTGGGCCAGGCCGATTTCTCGAATCGCGATTCACCTGATGTGAGCCATAAAAAAAGCCCTCGCTTTCGCAAGGGCATTTACGCACGGCTTCTTTGCCCAGAGTTTCCTACCAGTCTGTGGGAAGCAGACTCGGTTTTTGGGGTTGACAGTCCCGTACCCTCAGCCTCCAGATGCGTCACTGAATGACGATCACTGGATTTCCAGCTTGAGGGCAGCAACTCGAACTGTACGGATATGACCCCGCGTCTGGAGTGAAACTGATGGTCAGGGAACCGGCGGTTGGGCCGGTCTTTGCTGGTACCGTGTAATCGGGTCCTGACGGGTTGGCATTTGGCAGATTCAAGCCCGAGATGTTGCAAGCTTCGCGATGGTGATTCGTGAGCGTCAGACTGGTGGTATTGTTGCCGGCGGGGACTGTTCCCCCCGCGCAGACATCGAATTGGTTAGCTGGCATCAACTTGCTCCTTGCGTGAATGTCGCATTGCCTGGGCCCTGATTGCAGATTCCCAGATGATGCCTGCCTTCTATCTCGTCTTTATGAGTTCTTCGAATTGCGGATTGTTTCGTAAATTACCCAGCGACGGTGAGTCCTTCACCGTATCTACCGAGTATCCCGCTTGCATTGATTTTCGCAACCATTCCAGTGCCGGCCCCGTCTCGCCCAGCTGGTTGTAGATCAACGCCGCCGCAAACAGCGTCTCCTTGTCGTATTTGCTGTATTGCAGCGCTTGTTCGAGATATTTGAGCGCTTTGGCCCGCTCTCCGGTCATCGCGCTATAGTCCGCCATGTCTTTCAGCATCTGGGGATCGTGTGGATTGACCTTCAGACCCTGCATCGCGATATCGATAGCTTTCAGATACGCCGCTCGTGCTTCGTCGCGCCTTCCCGCAAGATAGAGAGCTTCGGCAAGGTTTCCCCAAGCCACATAATTCTTGTCATTCAGCAGCACGCTCTGCTTATAAATCCTCGCGGCTTCGCCGAATTGGCGGGAGTGGTAATACGCAGTGCCAAGGTTTAAGTAAGTCGCCGCCGTGGGACGTATGGCCAGCGACTGCTCGAACGACTTGATCGCGTCCTGGTACTTTGCTTGATACAGGTAGGTCGCACCCAGATTCGCATACCCCCTGAAGCTTTCAGGAGTAAGCTCCAATACCTTCTGAAACATCTGCGTGGCCTGATCGAACTGTCCTTGCCTGAGGTAGAAGCCGCCAAGAAGGTTGTAGCCTTTCCAGTACGTCGGGCGCAGCTTCACTAATCTCTGGTAGGTGCTCTCAGCTTCACGTGGACTTTGCAAGCGCTCGTAGGCCGATCCGAGTCCGACATACGCGCCGTCATTCGTCGCTTCCAACTCCAGGGCACGCTTGAATTGTCCGGCAGCTTTCTCGTAATTGCCGGTCCCGTTTTCGAGCACGCCGAGACACTCATGGCCTGAAGCGCCCGAGTTCCCTGCCGCTACCGCTTTCAGACATGCGCCGCGCGCCTGTGCGATGAACTTCTTGTCTTTTGTCGTTTCAAACTTGGACCAGTACGCCATCCCTAGTTCTGCCTCGGCCTTGCCGTACTTAGGGTCTGCTTTCAGAGCCTCGGTGAGCAGGATGACTGCGCTGTCGGCATTGGACGGATTGCTCGCATCCTCCAGGTATCCCTCAGCTTGCGTGAAGTAGTTGTAAGCATCGGCATTGCTTGTGCCGTGAAACGCGAATACCCGCCTCTCTTCAGCAGTCAATTGGATCCGCAACGCCGAAGCCACTCCATCTGTAATCTTGTTTTCTATCGAGAAGGGGTCGGTCACCGGGGCATCCAGGTTCTCGGCTTTGATTACCTTGGCCGTCTTCGTGTCGGACACGGTGTAGGTCACATGGACCAGATCGCCTGAACGTTGCAGAGCTACCTTCAACCCGAGGTGCGCTCCAAATTCCTGTCTTGCCTCTTCCAATCGTAGTACGCCCTTCTTTCGAATTTCGTCCGCCGAAACCACCTGGATTGGATGGTTTTCAGCAAGCTGTGTCAGCTTCGCCGTCAACGAATCCACGAGTCCGTTGCCAAACGCCGTCATCTTAGGATCGTTGCTGACTGCATCGAAAGGCAACACCGCCAGGGTCTTCGGAGCAGCACTCGTCTGCTCTTCGATCGCCACCCCCGTCTTCTCGGAGTGCGACACATTGAGAGCGCGCCACCACAGCAGACCACCCGTCACAACTATAAGCGCTGCAATTGCAGTGATGATCCATGCTGTGCGCGGTGCCCACCCTGCGGATCGACTGCGATCTCGCGCAAAAATGACCTTCGGCTTTCCACCCGCCTTAATGCGGCGAAGGTCCTCCACTAATGACTTTGCCGACGGATAGCGCCGATCCGGGTCCTTGGCCAGCATTTGACCCACCAGACTCGAAAGCTGCGCGCCGACGTTTGCATTCAGTTCCGTAACAAGCGGCGGATTCTCGTGCAACACGCGTCCGAGCGTACCGGCAATGCTGTCGGCCTGAAACGGCTGTTGCCCCCCAAGCGTCTCGTAAAAAACCACCCCGAGAGAAAAGATGTCGGCTCGTCCGTCATACGGGCGCTGCGTCAGAATTTCGGGAGACATGTATGCAGGAGTGCCGCTGGAAGAAAATGCCAGGGTGTCGAGGCTCGACGTTGCTTGTTGTTCATCTACAAGTGTGAATTTTCGAGCGACGCCGAAGTCCAGGATTTTCACTCGTCCTGTTGGCGTCAACATGATGTTTTCGGGTTTGACGTCCGCGTGAAGGATGCTTCTTTCGTGGGCTGCGGCAAGAGCCTCGGCACATTGCTCGCCAACGTCGAAGAACTCATCCAGCGTGATGGCGCCGCTCTCGGTCTTCTGCCTCAGTGACATTCCATCTACACACTCCATCACCAGGAGCAGTTCGCCGCCGTCTTCAACCACATCATAGATGGAAGCTATGTTTGGATGGTTCAAGGCCGATGCGCGTTGCGCTTCGCGCAAGAGTGCCTCGCGATCATGGTCGCTGAGTTGGCCGTTGAAAGCCATGCGCTTGATCGCGACGAGACGCTTTAGCGTCAGGTCTTCCGCCTGGTAGACCTGCCCCATTCCGCCCGAGCCCAGAATCTTAATCACCCGAAAG
Above is a genomic segment from Clostridia bacterium containing:
- a CDS encoding protein kinase, which produces MHEPQKHPIFRELSGTIAGRFRVIKILGSGGMGQVYQAEDLTLKRLVAIKRMAFNGQLSDHDREALLREAQRASALNHPNIASIYDVVEDGGELLLVMECVDGMSLRQKTESGAITLDEFFDVGEQCAEALAAAHERSILHADVKPENIMLTPTGRVKILDFGVARKFTLVDEQQATSSLDTLAFSSSGTPAYMSPEILTQRPYDGRADIFSLGVVFYETLGGQQPFQADSIAGTLGRVLHENPPLVTELNANVGAQLSSLVGQMLAKDPDRRYPSAKSLVEDLRRIKAGGKPKVIFARDRSRSAGWAPRTAWIITAIAALIVVTGGLLWWRALNVSHSEKTGVAIEEQTSAAPKTLAVLPFDAVSNDPKMTAFGNGLVDSLTAKLTQLAENHPIQVVSADEIRKKGVLRLEEARQEFGAHLGLKVALQRSGDLVHVTYTVSDTKTAKVIKAENLDAPVTDPFSIENKITDGVASALRIQLTAEERRVFAFHGTSNADAYNYFTQAEGYLEDASNPSNADSAVILLTEALKADPKYGKAEAELGMAYWSKFETTKDKKFIAQARGACLKAVAAGNSGASGHECLGVLENGTGNYEKAAGQFKRALELEATNDGAYVGLGSAYERLQSPREAESTYQRLVKLRPTYWKGYNLLGGFYLRQGQFDQATQMFQKVLELTPESFRGYANLGATYLYQAKYQDAIKSFEQSLAIRPTAATYLNLGTAYYHSRQFGEAARIYKQSVLLNDKNYVAWGNLAEALYLAGRRDEARAAYLKAIDIAMQGLKVNPHDPQMLKDMADYSAMTGERAKALKYLEQALQYSKYDKETLFAAALIYNQLGETGPALEWLRKSMQAGYSVDTVKDSPSLGNLRNNPQFEELIKTR
- a CDS encoding LysM peptidoglycan-binding domain-containing protein codes for the protein MKISSFYLSLPLLGAVIVTSGCETSQPKRSAAAPPKAANAPTITVPAAAQPPRIQENLSVRQDPVDALIARVEKEYLKGQANYRAGHLETAKDDFDRAFDMLLQGPVDVHSDERLEREFDKIVEAVNSLEMLALKEGDGFTEQKPEPAPIDEANEATFPVDPNIRAKAEEEVRTTKSDLPLVMNDHVASFISYFSNRGRGTLERALARSGRYREMISRVLSEEGVPQDLIYLAQAESGFHPLALSHAGARGMWQFMASRATGYGLARNWWVDERQDPEKATRAAARHLRDLYNQFGDWYLAMAAYNSGPGTVQRAVQRTGYADFWELYRRDVLPGETRNYVPIIVAVTIMAKNPEQYGLDHITPDSAPTFDKVTISYPVDLRLVAECVDTSVSLLQELNPSLLRLTTPKDQSFDLRLPAGTVDKFQGAIGAIPAEMRVWWRYHKVRPSETLSQIAQKYKTTSKAIAEVNSLEEDDELKRDAKLIIPVAPGRRAASGEETESQAFSRKATRYKVRKGDTVMSVADDFGVPVERLRKWNRLKGNQLRAGRTLSIYKPVAAPEGAGTQVASRSKTKQGSKALVSKKSKPVVDLDDGENDPLPAKSKKVKASVTSAKTSKAQARKVQHKVKAGETLTSIANEYNVSIASLKRDNKKVATNLRAGDVLVINRK
- a CDS encoding aminotransferase class I/II-fold pyridoxal phosphate-dependent enzyme; its protein translation is MKNKTTRHADSTACIHAGEERHGRKAPLTTEIVQTSVFTLPNVAELRRYAEGKSDAYLYSRYGNPTITAAEEKIAALEGGEACVVTASGMAAEMVMALGVCQAGDEIVSMLDIYGGTIKLFDNVLTRCGMKTVFVPYQELKHLDRFVTKRTRMLFLEAPTNPTLRCVDIAALAKMAHQHNICVAVDNTFATPILQKPLDLGADLVVHSATKYLGGHSDLTAGAVVGARKWIDPIRTMMIQSGGCLDPGAGYLLIRGLKTLEIRVERACRNAARIAEYLQKHRKVERVMYPGLPGCEGHEIASRQMRDYGMMLSFDIRGGGRAAEKFIDSLELWYLATSLGGVESTVSYPVLSSHSGLDKRQLELLDVSAATVRLSVGIEDVADLIADLARALG